One part of the Haliaeetus albicilla chromosome 9, bHalAlb1.1, whole genome shotgun sequence genome encodes these proteins:
- the RHBDD2 gene encoding rhomboid domain-containing protein 2 — protein MAAGWGRPPAAVALTLLLSLGASAPGLLPGAPAASSSAASLRPAALRAGEVHRLVTYIFVYDDLISLTCGAIIIWYFAGSFEKNVGTVKHCFLTVAFAVLSALLYLLLETIVSKVSAVEDARGFMPVAFAMLGVSTTRSRMKRTLVFGVRVPVVLMPWFMLCIAWFIPRSSLLSNLCGLLAGEAYGLGYCFCLDFPESVGTKLDRVLPFSLIKRIPGLKYIPGSLAERRAFESSKINPAPGAYPTQSYYCSSPPAIPAFQMQHPNALSQGFQHSCAPGYGHAPGHEGSQHGHAAGHSLASSPYQVRGAFGECYVQAHAGASPGQCCQLGKFSPPQHVCLTDPQTPAGVGPLAGVQQASGYPAATVSPVSAEFSRVQVC, from the exons ATGGCGGCGGGGTGGGGGCGCCCGCCGGCCGCCGTTGCCCTGACGCTGCTGCTGTCGCTCGGAGCTTCCGCGCCCGGGCTGCTGCCGGGagcccccgccgcctcctcctccgccgcctcGCTGCGGCCCGCCGCCCTCCGCGCGGGGGAAG TTCACAGGTTAGTTACCTATATCTTTGTCTACGATGACCTGATATCCTTGACCTGCGGTGCCATTATCATCTGGTATTTTGCGGGCAGCTTTGAGAAGAACGTTGGCACTGTGAAGCACTGCTTCCTCACCGTCGCATTTGCCGTCCTCTCCGCCCTCCTGTACCTCTTACTCGAGACCATTGTCTCGAAGGTGTCAGCGGTGGAAGATGCCAGAGGATTCATGCCAGTAGCTTTTGCTATGTTGGGTGTGTCCACCACCCGCTCACGGATGAAGAGGACTCTGGTTTTTGGGGTTAGAGTTCCAGTGGTGCTGATGCCGTGGTTTATGCTTTGCATAGCATGGTTTATCCCCCGCTCTTCTCTCTTGAGTAACCTGTGTGGGCTTCTAGCTGGGGAAGCCT ATGGTCTTGGCTACTGTTTCTGCTTGGATTTTCCGGAGTCGGTGGGCACTAAGCTGGACCGGGTGCTCCCTTTCAGTCTGATAAAGAGGATACCAGGGCTGAAATATATCCCAGGGTCCTTAGCAGAGAGAAGAGCCTTTGAAAGCAGCAA GATTAACCCTGCACCAGGCGCCTACCCCACCCAAAGCTACTACTGCTCTTCGCCTCCAGCTATTCCTGCTTTCCAGATGCAGCACCCTAATGCTCTGAGCCAGGGATTTCAACACAGCTGCGCTCCAGGATATGGCCATGCACCGGGACACGAGGGATCTCAGCATGGCCATGCTGCAGGACACAGCCTCGCTTCTTCCCCCTACCAAGTCAGAGGTGCCTTTGGAGAGTGTTACGTGCAGGCCCATGCTGGAGCCTCGCCTGGACAGTGCTGCCAGCTGGGCAAGTTCTCCCCCCCACAGCACGTGTGTCTGACTGATCCACAGACACCTGCAGGCGTGGGCCCCCTGGCTGGGGTTCAGCAAGCATCAGGGTATCCAGCAGCCACTGTGTCTCCTGTTTCAGCTGAATTTTCAAGAGTGCAGGTGTGCTGA